The following are from one region of the Salvia splendens isolate huo1 chromosome 2, SspV2, whole genome shotgun sequence genome:
- the LOC121760772 gene encoding MLO-like protein 6, which produces MAGGSGRSLEQTPTWAVAVVCFALVAVSILIEHIIHLIGKWLKSKNKRALFEALEKIKSELMLLGFISLLLTVGQTPISNICISKSAGASWHPCSKSEEESKAVDEEESHRRRLLWLEGGARRILAGGGSDKCAEKGKVPFVSSDGIHQLHIFIFVLAVFHVLYCIITMALGRAKMKSWKAWEKETTTAEYQFAHDPERFRFATQTSFGRRHLSFWSKTPILLWIVSFFRQFVRSVPKVDYLTLRHGFITAHLAPQSHEQFDFQKYINRSLEEDFKVVVGISPPIWFLAVLFLLASKHGWYSYLWLPFIPLIVILVVGTKLQVIISKMALRIQERGEVVKGVLVVQPGDDLFWFNRPRLVLYLINFVLFQNAFQLAFFAWSWFEFGLKSCFHEHVEDIVIRISMGILIQILCSYVTLPLYALVTQMGSNMKPTIFNDRVARALRNWHHTARKHVKESRQTTPLSSRAATPSRHTSPIHLLRHYRPEMDTVDNSDAESASPSRFQRPASHMDAEVELSSSQDHHITIHVSKEFSFDKRPTQNN; this is translated from the exons ATGGCCGGAGGTAGCGGGAGGTCGCTGGAGCAAACTCCGACGTGGGCGGTCGCCGTTGTGTGCTTCGCCTTGGTTGCGGTTTCGATCCTGATCGAGCACATCATCCACTTAATAGGAAAG TGGTTGAAGTCGAAAAACAAAAGAGCTCTGTTTGAGGCGCTTGAAAAGATAAAGTCTG agTTGATGCTGCTGGGGTTTATATCGTTGCTGCTAACAGTTGGGCAGACTCCGATATCCAATATATGCATATCGAAGTCGGCTGGAGCGTCGTGGCATCCGTGCAGCAAAAGCGAGGAGGAGTCGAAGGCGGTAGACGAAGAGGAGAGCCACCGGAGAAGACTTCTGTGGTTAGAAGGCGGCGCTAGACGGATACTGGCCGGCGGCGGCAGCGACAAATGCGCAGAAAAG GGGAAAGTGCCATTTGTATCATCGGATGGAATACATCAGCTGCATATTTTCATCTTCGTTTTGGCCGTTTTTCATGTCCTTTATTGTATCATCACCATGGCCTTGGGAAGAGCTAag ATGAAAAGTTGGAAAGCATGGGAGAAAGAAACGACGACTGCAGAGTACCAATTTGCACACG aCCCGGAGAGATTCAGATTTGCAACACAAACATCATTTGGAAGGAGACACTTGAGCTTCTGGAGCAAAACTCCTATTCTACTATGGATT GTTAGTTTCTTCCGACAATTTGTAAGATCTGTTCCAAAAGTGGATTACTTGACTCTTCGGCATGGATTTATCACG GCACACCTTGCACCCCAAAGCCATGAGCAATTTGATTTTCAGAAATATATCAATAGATCGCTTGAAGAGGACTTCAAAGTGGTTGTCGGAATTAG TCCACCAATTTGGTTTCTCGCTGTGTTATTCTTGCTCGCCAGTAAGCACG GCTGGTATTCTTACCTTTGGCTGCCATTCATCCCCTTGATT GTGATATTAGTTGTAGGGACGAAGCTACAAGTGATAATTTCCAAAATGGCTCTCAGAATTCAAGAAAGGGGTGAAGTCGTTAAAGGCGTTCTTGTGGTTCAACCGGGAGACGACCTTTTCTGGTTTAATCGCCCACGCCTTGTACTCTACCTTATTAATTTTGTACTTTTTCAG AATGCGTTTCAACTCGCCTTCTTTGCATGGAGTTGG TTTGAATTCGGATTAAAATCGTGCTTTCATGAGCATGTGGAGGATATCGTAATCAGGATCTCAATGgg GATTCTCATACAAATACTTTGCAGCTATGTGACTCTCCCACTTTATGCCCTCGTCACTCAG ATGGGATCAAACATGAAACCGACGATATTCAACGATAGAGTGGCGAGGGCGCTAAGAAACTGGCACCACACGGCCAGGAAACACGTAAAAGAAAGCCGGCAAACGACTCCGTTGTCGAGCCGGGCTGCGACGCCCTCGCGCCACACATCCCCCATCCACCTCCTCCGCCACTACCGCCCCGAAATGGACACCGTCGACAACTCGGACGCCGAATCGGCGTCTCCCAGCCGGTTCCAGCGCCCTGCCTCCCATATGGATGCAGAGGTGGAGCTCAGCTCCTCACAGGATCATCACATCACTATTCATGTCTCTAAGGAATTCTCCTTTGACAAGAGACCCACACAAAATAATTGA
- the LOC121773132 gene encoding uncharacterized protein LOC121773132: protein MDRGEPVIMRSRASGYQHKDKLMLDEEKFRNLSMLERSTIRKVASKMEVSKSTIGRFIKSRQLKPHTSAIKPTLTEANKLARMKWCLSHIQPTLEEGKLFYHSMHNIVHIDEKWFYMTKTSDRYYLLPDEDVPYRSCKSKRFITKVMFMAAVSRPLFGSDGETIFDGKIGLFPFTEEVPAQRSSKNMPKGTIETKPIQSINKEVMTACLLNQIIPTIKAKWPANASKKIFIQQDNAKPHLRAADQQFESLASTDGFEFHLISQPPNSPDTNVLDLGYFRAIQSLQDDKIATNVDDLLRNVFTSFEELSPQTLRVFITLQSCLTAILQVHGKNDYNIPHLNKDRLQRTG, encoded by the exons ATGGACAGAGGGGAACCTGTTATAATGAGAAGCAGAGCATCAggttatcaacacaaagataaaCTTATGCTAGATGAAGAAAAGTTTAGAAACCTGTCTATGCTTGAGAGATCAACCATAAGGAAGGTTGCTTCTAAGATGGAAGTAAGCAAGTCAACAATTGGTAGATTCATTAAGAGTAGACAGTTAAAACCGCATACAAGTGCTATCAAGCCTACATTGACTGAAGCCAACAAACTTGCAAGGATGAAATGGTGTCTTTCTCATATTCAGCCAACATTAGAAGAAGGTAAACTTTTTTACCATTCAATGCACAACATAGTTCATATTGATGAGAAATGGTTCTACATGACAAAGACATCAGACCGATATTACCTTTTGCCGGATGAGGATGTGCCGTATAGGTCCTGTAAGTCCAAGAGATTCATCACTAAAGTGATGTTCATGGCTGCTGTCAGTCGGCCACTATTTGGTAGTGATGGGGAAACCATATTTGATGGTAAAATAGGCTTATTCCCGTTCACAGAGGAAGTACCGGCCCAAAGAAGTTCTAAGAACATGCCAAAGGGGACAATTGAGACCAAGCCTATTCAATCCATCAACAAGGAAGTCATGACAGCCTGTCTTCTAAACCAG ATTATACCAACAATCAAGGCCAAATGGCCAGCCAATGCAAGCAAGAAGATTTTCATCCAGCAAGATAATGCCAAACCTCACCTAAGAGCTGCTGATCAACAGTTTGAATCACTTGCTAGTACTGATGGTTTTGAATTCCATCTAATTAGCCAACCACCCAACTCCCCAGACACAAATGTGTTAGATCTAGGGTATTTTAGGGCAATACAATCACTTCAAGATGACAAAATTGCCACCAATGTAGATGACTTGCTGAGGAATGTGTTTACCTCATTTGAAGAACTCTCACCACAAACACTCAGAGTATTTATTACACTACAAAGCTGTCTGACAGCAATACTACAAGTGCATGGGAAGAATGACTACAACATCCCTCACTTAAACAAGGACAGATTGCAAAGAACAGGATGA